TCGCCTCCTAAAAGGTAACGGAGGCGCCCAAAGGTTCCCTCAGAATGGTTGGAAATCATTCGCAGAGTGTAAAGGTATAAGGGAGCTTGACTGCGAGAGCAACAACTCGAGCAGGGACGAAAGTCGGGCTTAGTGATCCGGTGGTTCCGTATGGAAGGGCCATCGCTCAACGGATAAAAGCTACCCTGGGGATAACAGGCTTATCTCCCCCAAGAGTTCACATCGACGGGGAGGTTTGGCACCTCGATGTCGGCTCGTCGCATCCTGGGGCTGTAGTCGGTCCCAAGGGTTGGGCTGTTCGCCCATTAAAGCGGCACGCGAGCTGGGTTCAGAACGTCGTGAGACAGTTCGGTCCCTATCCGTCGCGGGCGTAGGAAATTTGAGAGGATCTGCTCCTAGTACGAGAGGACCAGAGTGGACTTACCGCTGGTGTACCAGTTGTCTTGCCAAAGGCATCGCTGGGTAGCTATGTAGGGACGGGATAAACGCTGAAAGCATCTAAGTGTGAAACCCACCTCAAGATGAGATTTCCCATGATTTTATATCAGTAAGAGCCCTGAGAGATGATCAGGTAGATAGGTTAGAAGTGGAAGTGTGGTGACACATGTAGCGGACTAATACTAATAGCTCGAGGACTTATCCAAAGTAACTGAGGATACGAAGTGTAAGGTTTACTTGGTATTTGATAGATATTCAATTTTGAGTAGGTATTACTCAGAGTTAAGTGACGATAGCCTAGGAGATACACCTGTACCCATGCCGAACACAGTAGTTAAGCCCTAGAACGCCGGAAGTAGTTGGGGGTTGCCCCCTGTGAGATATGGAAGTCGCTTAGCTTTTATCCGCCATAGCTCAGTTGGTAGTAGCGCATGACTGTTAATCATGATGTCGTAGGTTCGAGTCCTACTGGCGGAGTATAGTAAGGGACGTTCTGATGAACGTTTTTTTTGCTCTTTGTCAACTGTAGCAGCTTGAAGTCAGCTAATATTTGAAGGGAACCAATTTGCTCCCCTCCTTAGCACAGAAATTACAGAGCCTTTATTTTTTTATTCGATGTTTTTCAATCTATTTCGCTCTGTAAGGAGAGAAATATGGTACCAAAAGCTCATAGCTTATCTCACACGCTGTGAATATAGAGGAAAGGTCATCTATAATCAATTTTGAAATAGATGATTTTTTCTCTTTTCTTTCAGTATTTTTTATTTTTTTGTTCGTTTAGATTGCTATTTTCACTTTACAGGAATTTTGGACTAAAGTTTTTAAATTTTTGATATCCTAATACTATAAAAAAATGAAATGGAGATTATTGAGGATGTTTCAAGATATCTATGAACAAATTATTGAATTTTGTGATGCTGTTGAGCAGGAGTACAAAGGGTTATTTGCTGATAAAACGAAATGGGAAACCACACATCTTGGTTATTTGCATTATTATTTAATTCGCTATAAGATTACTGATGAAAGAGATTTTATTATCTATCATTTTAGAACATCTTATCGTTTATTTTTAGAAAAATTTGTGATGAAAAGGAATTTTATTTCTAATTGAGTCAAGGTTATTAAAAAACGAACAATAAACAACTAATTAGATTATATTAATAGTAATTAACAATTATTTTTCTTTAGATATTTTTAAATGGAGAGAATTTCCAGATGTTTCTACGCTGACTCTTGAAAAAATGATGAAGTTTTATTATAATAAATTGTAAGATATGATTGCGGGTGAGACTCCTGCCATGTATATGAGAAAGGAAGAGCCTAGCGGCTCAGACAAGATTATGACTTCAGTTGTTGTTGTAGGTACCCAATGGGGCGATGAAGGTAAAGGGAAAATTACAGATTTTCTTTCAGCTAATGCAGAGGTGATTGCTCGTTACCAAGGTGGTGATAATGCTGGTCACACAATTGTGATTGATGGCAAGAAATTTAAGTTGCACTTGATTCCATCAGGTATTTTCTTCCCTGAAAAAATTTCAGTTATTGGGAATGGGATGGTTGTGAACCCGAAATCTCTTGTGAAAGAGTTGAGCTATCTTCATGAGGAAGGTGTGACAACTGATAACTTGCGTATTTCTGATCGTGCACATGTCATTTTGCCATATCATATTGAATTAGACCGTTTGCAAGAAGAAGCTAAAGGCGACAATAAAATCGGGACTACTATCAAGGGTATTGGTCCAGCATATATGGATAAGGCTGCTCGTGTAGGGATTCGAATTGCAGATCTTTTGGATAAGGATATTTTCCGTGAACGCTTGGAACGCAATCTTTCGGAAAAGAATCGTTTGTTTGAAAAATTGTATGACAGTACGCCTATTTCAATTGATGATATTTTTGAAGAGTACTATGAGTATGGCCAACAAATCAAGCAGTATGTGACAGATACATCCGTTATCTTGAACGATGCACTTGATAACGGTAAACGTGTACTTTTTGAAGGTGCACAAGGTGTCATGTTGGACATTGACCAAGGCACTTATCCATTTGTTACTTCTTCAAACCCTGTCGCTGGTGGTGTGACAATTGGTTCTGGTGTTGGTCCAAGTAAAATTGATAAGGTTGTAGGTGTATGTAAAGCTTATACGAGTCGTGTAGGTGACGGACCTTTCCCAACTGAGTTGTTTGATGAAGTGGGAAATCGCATTCGTGAAGTAGGTCATGAGTATGGTACAACAACTGGCCGTCCACGTCGTGTGGGTTGGTTTGACTCAGTTGTGATGCGTCATAGTCGCCGTGTATCTGGGATTACCAATCTTTCATTGAATTCTATTGATGTTTTGAGCGGTTTGGATACTGTGAAAATCTGTGTGGCCTATGATCTCGATGGTCAACGTATCGACCACTACCCAGCTAGTCTTGAACAGTTGAAACGTTGCAAACCTATCTACGAAGAATTGCCAGGGTGGTCAGAAGACATCACAGGAGTTCGTAATTTGGAAGATCTTCCTGAGAATGCGCGTAACTATGTTCGTCGTGTGAGTGAATTGGTTGGCGTTCGTATTTCGACATTCTCAGTAGGTCCTGGTCGTGAACAAACCAATATTTTAGAAAGTGTTTGGTCTTAAGAAAATTTTTAAGATTTATTTAAGACAGGTCGGGTATACTATAGACAGTTACAAGAAGACCTCCTAACTTGTTGTAACAAATATCCTAAACTTTTCTTTTTCATAATAATCTCCCTACTAAGTCACCCCATTGGGTGGCTTTTTTTTAGTTCATAAGTCCTATATAGGCTTCTACTTGACTTTTTAAAATAAAGAAAAAAACAGTGGGATAGAAATCTCTAGACTAAGTCTCGATTTGGTAAACCTATATCTGTAAGATTTCAACATTTGAGTAAATTGGTTAATGTTGTGAATGGAGAAAAGAAGTTTTGGTAAAAGTAGCTTTTTGAATTCTAAAATACCAACAAACAGTTCAATCTACTAATAAATTATAGGTGTACAACTAAGCAAAAATGAGGTTGGGATTTTTGATCCCAGCCTCTTCAGTGAACTATTTTCTTTAGAATTTATAAGTTAGATAAAATTAAATTTTTTGTAAATTAGCTTATTTGATAACTTGGTTTCCTGATTTGTCATTTTGAATTTGGTTCATTTCGTGCATAAAAACATCTGCTTTCAGTTTATCTGTGATGATACTGACACTTATTAGCTTATTTAGATTTTTCTCATATCCTTCTAAAAAAATAGGATTTCTAATTTTCATGGTTAACTTTGCACAATTAAAGGGACGTTTTTTAATGGTTATTTGTTCGATATCTTGAAGTTTAAATTGATAATGTAATATGCTGAGGCCTCTGCTACTATAGGTATAATACTGAACAGTATTGTTTTTATGAACTTCTAATTTTACTCCATTTATGAAGAGATAATACCCCATAAACCATAGAAGAAGTGGAGCATAAATCAGTACGATTGCTATAATAATCTTGTCTGTAAAATCGGTATTATAAGCTATCAGATGCTTTAGAATCCAGAGAATCATAACAGATAAAGATATCATGAATGGTCCCCCTGCTCTATTAAATTGATTTTTATATGGAAACATTAAGGTAAATTTTGGTTTATCCAGTAATAACTCTAATTTCATCATTTACCCTTTCATATTGTTTATTGTATAAATTTCAGTATATTCATCTCTTGAACTTTCTATGTCAGTTATCTCCATTATTTTAAGTTCATGATTTCTGATTTTCTATCAATTTTGCTAATATTATACTCTTTTTAAAACATTATTTCTACAATCCAGCGATTTGATAATATCTAAAGTTAGTCAGTGTAAATATTATAGAGCTCTTTTTTTGTCTAGGAAAACATGCTATAATGATAGAATTGATTAAGCAGGAAAAGAGAGAAGCTATGGGTTATACAGTTGAAGAAAAAGAAGCTTTTATGAAAGAGGCCTTGAAAGAGGCAGAGATTGCTCTGGAACACGATGAAATTCCAATTGGTTGTGTGATTGTCAAGGATGGAGAGATCATTGGTCGGGGGCATAATGCGCGCGAGGAGTTGCAACGGGCGGTTATGCATGCAGAAATCATGGCCATAGAAAATGCGAATGCAAGTGAAGAGAGTTGGCGTCTGCTTGATTGTACGTTGTTTGTGACCATTGAGCCTTGTGTTATGTGTAGTGGGGCGATTGGACTTGCCCGTATTCCAAATGTAGTTTACGGGGCTAAAAACCAGAAATTTGGTGCTGCTGGTAGTTTGTACGACATCTTGACAGATGAACGTCTTAATCACCGTGTAGAGGTCGAAACGGGAATTTTGGAAGATGAATGTGCAGCTATTATGCAAGACTTTTTCCGAAATCGACGAAAAAAATAATTTTTCTTTTAAAATGAATAGGAATGTGATATAATAAATAGTGGAGCAACAGTTCTGCGTGAAGCGGGTCAGGGGAGGAATCCAGCAGCCCTAAGCGAGTGTGAATTGTGTGCTCTTTTTTCGTGCTTTTTTCGAATAAATAAGATAAAATAGCCTAGAATAAATGATAATAGAAAAGAGTATAATATGAAAATTCGTGGTTTTGAATTGGTTTCGAGTTTTACAGATAAAAATTTGCTACCGAAGCGTGAGACAGCCCATGCAGCTGGTTATGATTTAAAGGTCGCGGAACGCACTGTGATTGCTCCAGGAGAGATTGTTCTCGTTCCGACAGGTGTTAAGGCCTATATGCAGCCGACAGAAGTTCTCTATCTTTATGATCGTTCATCAAACCCTCGTAAGAAGGGCTTGGTCTTGATTAACTCAGTTGGGGTCATTGATGGGGATTATTATGGAAATCCTGGAAATGAGGGACATATCTTTGCGCAGATGAAAAACATTACTGATCAGGAAGTGGTTCTTGAAGTTGGGGAACGTGTGGTTCAGGCTGTCTTTGCACCATTTTTAATCGCAGACGGAGATGAGGCAGACGGCGTGCGAACTGGTGGATTTGGATCAACAGGGCACTAAGATGAAGATTATCTTTGTACGTCATGGGGAACCAGATTACCGTGAGTTAGAGGAACGTTCTTATACAGGTTTTGGGATGGATTTGGCCCCCTTATCTGAGAAGGGACGACAACAAGCTCAGGAACTTTGCCAAAATCCCTTACTACAATCAGCTAACTTACTAGTGACTTCAGCAGTAACGAGAGCTTTAGAAACAGCTTTTTATGTTTCTTGTGCTACTGGCCTCCCTTTGAGGGTGGAGCCTTTGTTACACGAATGGCAGGTTTATGAAAGTGGTATAGAGAATTTTGAAAGAGCTAGATGTCTGTTTTTAGAAAGCAAGGGGGAGTTGCTTCCTAATAGTTCTATTCAATATGAGACAGCTGCGGAGATGAAGTCTCGTTTTCTAGAATGCATGACTAAGTATCGAGAACATCAGACTGTGGTAGTTGTCGCTCATCGAATGCTCATGCGCCAGTTTGTACCTAATGAAAAAATTGATTTTTGCCAAGTGATAGAGTGTGAGATAGAGATTTAGAAAGAGGTTTATCATCGCAAAGAAAAAAGCGACATTTGTATGTCAAAATTGTGGGTATAATTCCCCTAAATATCTAGGACGTTGTCCCAACTGTGGATCTTGGTCTTCTTTTGTCGAGGAAGTTGAGATTGCAGAGGTCAAGAATGCGCGTGTGTCCTTGACAGGTGAAAAAACCAAACCTATGAAACTGGCTGAAGTAACTTCTATCAATGTCAATCGAACCAAGACTGAGATGGAGGAATTTAACCGAGTGCTTGGTGGAGGAGTGGTACCGGGGAGTCTCGTCCTTATCGGTGGGGATCCAGGGATTGGGAAATCAACCCTTCTCTTACAAGTCTCGACTCAGCTGTCCCAAGTAGGGACTGTTCTCTATGTCAGCGGGGAGGAGTCTGCCCAGCAGATTAAACTCCGTGCAGAACGCTTGGGAGATATTGATAGTGAGTTTTATCTCTATGCAGAGACCAATATGCAGAGTGTTCGTGCAGAAGTAGAAAGAATTCAGCCAGACTTTCTCATTATCGATTCCATCCAGACCATTATGTCTCCTGAGATTTCAGGGGTGCAAGGTTCTGTGTCTCAGGTGCGTGAGGTGACGGCTGAGCTTATGCAGCTGGCTAAGACTAATAACATTGCCATTTTTATCGTAGGGCATGTGACCAAGGAAGGGACCTTGGCTGGTCCGCGTATGTTGGAGCATATGGTAGATACAGTGCTTTACTTTGAAGGGGAACGTCACCATACCTTTCGTATCTTGAGAGCAGTCAAAAACCGTTTTGGTTCCACTAATGAGATTGGCATCTTTGAGATGCAGTCGGGCGGATTGGTTGAGGTGCTCAATCCGAGTCAAGTTTTTCTAGAGGAGCGTTTGGATGGGGCTACTGGCTCGTCAATCGTTGTGACCATGGAAGGGACCCGTCCGATTTTAGCAGAAGTTCAAGCCTTGGTGACACCGACTATGTTTGGAAATGCCAAGCGTACTACGACAGGTCTTGATTTCAATCGTGCGAGTCTGATTATGGCTGTTTTGGAAAAACGGGCAGGACTTCTCTTGCAAAATCAGGATGCCTATCTCAAATCTGCTGGTGGGGTCAAATTGGATGAGCCCGCTATTGATTTAGCCGTTGCGGTTGCTATTGCTTCGAGTTACAAGGACAAGCCTACCAATCCTCAGGAATGTTTTGTGGGTGAACTGGGCTTGACTGGAGAAATTCGGCGTGTGAATCGTATCGAGCAGCGCATCAATGAAGCTGCTAAACTGGGCTTTACTAAGATTTATGTACCTAAAAATTCCTTGACAGGAATCACTCCACCCAAGGAAATTCAGGTGATTGGAGTGACAACGATTCAGGAAGTTCTGAAAATGGTCTTTGCATAATCTGTGACAAATTCTCTTAAAAATGATAAGATAGGAGAAATATTTGATTGTCAAATTTTTGAGGAGGGAATCGTGTCGTATTTTGAACAGTTTATGCAAGCCAATCAGGCTTATGTTGCCCTTCATGGGAAATTAAATCTGCCACTTAAGCCGAAAACAAGAGTAGCAATTGTGACCTGTATGGACTCACGGCTACACGTCGCGCAAGCTCTGGGTCTGGCACTTGGGGATGCCCATATCTTGCGGAATGCGGGTGGTCGAGTAACTGAGGACATGATTCGTTCACTGGTGATTTCCCAGCAACAAATGGGGACAAGAGAAATTGTGGTGCTTCACCATACAGACTGTGGAGCTCAAACTTTTCAAAATGAAAGTTTTCATGAACATTTGAAACACGAGCTCGGAGTTGATGTGTCTGATCAAGATTTTTTACCATTCCAGGATGTTGAAGAGAGTGTGAGAGAGGACATGCAGTTGCTTCGAGAATCTCCACTGATTCCTGATGATGTGGTTATTTCAGGTGCTGTCTATGATGTGGATACAGGAAGTATGAGAGAAGTATACTAACTTTGTCTCGAAAAAATTTCATCCTAGCATAAAATCGATTGTTAAAATGTAGAATTTTTAGTTTTAATATAGCTAATATAAAATAGTATAAAACAAGGGTATAAATGTTTACTCTTGTTTTATTTTTGATTGAAAAATAAAGGAAAAAGCGCTACAATGGTAGATGGAAAATGTTGTGTAAAAAACAAGTGATACATAAATACCGGAGGAAATCATGTCTTTTTCTGATTTAAAGCTGTTTGCCCTTTCTTCTAATAGAGAATTGGCAGAGCGTGTGGCGCAAGAAATTGGGATAGAGTTGGGGAAATCGACTGTTCGCCAATTTTCAGATGGAGAGATTCAGGTCAACATTGAAGAATCAATCCGTGGAAAACACGTCTTTATCCTACAATCAACTAGTTCACCTGTAAATGATAATTTACTTGAAATTTTGATTATGGTGGACGCATTGAAGCGGGCTAGTGCAGAATCTGTCAATGTTGTCATGCCTTACTATGGCTATGCACGTCAGGATAGAAAAGCAAGAGCGCGTGAGCCAATCACTGCAAAACTCGTTGCAAACATGCTAGAAGTTGCTGGCGTAGATCGTTTGTTGACGATTGATTTGCATGCTGCACAGATTCAGGGATTCTTTGATATTCCTGTAGATCACTTGATGGGTGCTCCATTGATTGCGGACTATTTTGAACGTCGTGGCATGGTTGGCTCTGACTACGTGGTTGTCAGCCCAGACCATGGTGGGGTGACTCGTGCTCGTAAATTGGCAGAGTTTTTGAAAACTCCGATTGCGATTATTGACAAACGCCGTAGTGTAGATAAGATGAATACCAGTGAAGTGATGAACATCATTGGTAAGGTAGAAGGTAAGACTTGTATCTTGATTGACGATATGATCGATACAGCTGGAACTATTTGTCATGCGGCGGATGCTCTTGCTGAAGCAGGTGCTGTTGAAGTTTACGCAAGCTGTACGCACCCAGTTCTTTCAGGGCCAGCTATGGACAATATCCAAAAATCAGCTATTAAGAAATTGGTTGTTTTGGATACTATCTACCTACCAGAAGAGCGTTTGATTGATAAGATTGAACAAATTTCGATTGCTCATCTTCTAGGCGATGCTATTATCCGTATCCACGAAAAACGTCCTCTTTCTCCTCTATTTAGTATTGAGAAAACCATTTAAATCGGGCATCTGAAAATCTATGACCCTTCAAAAGTAGAGAAGTCCTCCTTAGATAGTGATGAAGTATCATTTTCAGAGGTAATGATTAAGGAAAAATCTCCTAAAATGTTCGTCTTTTAGACATTTCTATCAGCTATTGCTAGTAAAAAAATCGCTTGCACGGCTTGTGTAGAGAAACTTTTCTTCATTTTACTAGATTTTTTCAAAAAAATTTTAATAAATACTTGACAACAGCCATATATATGATATACTTGTAGGTAATAAGGCCTGTCCTTATAAATTAAATAAGAAATTAAAGAGGAGATAAAACAATGAAAAAAGTTTTATTATCATCAGTAGCAGCACT
Above is a window of Streptococcus oralis subsp. dentisani DNA encoding:
- the comW gene encoding sigma(X)-activator ComW, which gives rise to MFQDIYEQIIEFCDAVEQEYKGLFADKTKWETTHLGYLHYYLIRYKITDERDFIIYHFRTSYRLFLEKFVMKRNFISN
- a CDS encoding adenylosuccinate synthase, whose amino-acid sequence is MTSVVVVGTQWGDEGKGKITDFLSANAEVIARYQGGDNAGHTIVIDGKKFKLHLIPSGIFFPEKISVIGNGMVVNPKSLVKELSYLHEEGVTTDNLRISDRAHVILPYHIELDRLQEEAKGDNKIGTTIKGIGPAYMDKAARVGIRIADLLDKDIFRERLERNLSEKNRLFEKLYDSTPISIDDIFEEYYEYGQQIKQYVTDTSVILNDALDNGKRVLFEGAQGVMLDIDQGTYPFVTSSNPVAGGVTIGSGVGPSKIDKVVGVCKAYTSRVGDGPFPTELFDEVGNRIREVGHEYGTTTGRPRRVGWFDSVVMRHSRRVSGITNLSLNSIDVLSGLDTVKICVAYDLDGQRIDHYPASLEQLKRCKPIYEELPGWSEDITGVRNLEDLPENARNYVRRVSELVGVRISTFSVGPGREQTNILESVWS
- the tadA gene encoding tRNA adenosine(34) deaminase TadA, translated to MGYTVEEKEAFMKEALKEAEIALEHDEIPIGCVIVKDGEIIGRGHNAREELQRAVMHAEIMAIENANASEESWRLLDCTLFVTIEPCVMCSGAIGLARIPNVVYGAKNQKFGAAGSLYDILTDERLNHRVEVETGILEDECAAIMQDFFRNRRKK
- a CDS encoding dUTP diphosphatase; the protein is MKIRGFELVSSFTDKNLLPKRETAHAAGYDLKVAERTVIAPGEIVLVPTGVKAYMQPTEVLYLYDRSSNPRKKGLVLINSVGVIDGDYYGNPGNEGHIFAQMKNITDQEVVLEVGERVVQAVFAPFLIADGDEADGVRTGGFGSTGH
- a CDS encoding histidine phosphatase family protein, translating into MKIIFVRHGEPDYRELEERSYTGFGMDLAPLSEKGRQQAQELCQNPLLQSANLLVTSAVTRALETAFYVSCATGLPLRVEPLLHEWQVYESGIENFERARCLFLESKGELLPNSSIQYETAAEMKSRFLECMTKYREHQTVVVVAHRMLMRQFVPNEKIDFCQVIECEIEI
- the radA gene encoding DNA repair protein RadA, with amino-acid sequence MAKKKATFVCQNCGYNSPKYLGRCPNCGSWSSFVEEVEIAEVKNARVSLTGEKTKPMKLAEVTSINVNRTKTEMEEFNRVLGGGVVPGSLVLIGGDPGIGKSTLLLQVSTQLSQVGTVLYVSGEESAQQIKLRAERLGDIDSEFYLYAETNMQSVRAEVERIQPDFLIIDSIQTIMSPEISGVQGSVSQVREVTAELMQLAKTNNIAIFIVGHVTKEGTLAGPRMLEHMVDTVLYFEGERHHTFRILRAVKNRFGSTNEIGIFEMQSGGLVEVLNPSQVFLEERLDGATGSSIVVTMEGTRPILAEVQALVTPTMFGNAKRTTTGLDFNRASLIMAVLEKRAGLLLQNQDAYLKSAGGVKLDEPAIDLAVAVAIASSYKDKPTNPQECFVGELGLTGEIRRVNRIEQRINEAAKLGFTKIYVPKNSLTGITPPKEIQVIGVTTIQEVLKMVFA
- a CDS encoding beta-class carbonic anhydrase — its product is MSYFEQFMQANQAYVALHGKLNLPLKPKTRVAIVTCMDSRLHVAQALGLALGDAHILRNAGGRVTEDMIRSLVISQQQMGTREIVVLHHTDCGAQTFQNESFHEHLKHELGVDVSDQDFLPFQDVEESVREDMQLLRESPLIPDDVVISGAVYDVDTGSMREVY
- a CDS encoding ribose-phosphate diphosphokinase, translating into MSFSDLKLFALSSNRELAERVAQEIGIELGKSTVRQFSDGEIQVNIEESIRGKHVFILQSTSSPVNDNLLEILIMVDALKRASAESVNVVMPYYGYARQDRKARAREPITAKLVANMLEVAGVDRLLTIDLHAAQIQGFFDIPVDHLMGAPLIADYFERRGMVGSDYVVVSPDHGGVTRARKLAEFLKTPIAIIDKRRSVDKMNTSEVMNIIGKVEGKTCILIDDMIDTAGTICHAADALAEAGAVEVYASCTHPVLSGPAMDNIQKSAIKKLVVLDTIYLPEERLIDKIEQISIAHLLGDAIIRIHEKRPLSPLFSIEKTI